The following coding sequences lie in one Flagellimonas eckloniae genomic window:
- a CDS encoding sulfatase family protein — protein MRLFTLVMVLFTIGCKTSSPEPPKKPNIIFILADDLGYGDISSYNENSKIQTSNIDQLAAEGVIFTDAHTSSAVCTPTRYGILTGRYNWRSTLKKHVLNGYSKALIDQDRKTIAGFLKDNGYKTAGIGKWHLGWDWANVDAGNDSIDYAQKVKNSPVTRGFDYFYGFNGSLDMAPYVWIENEQPTMVPTKETVNTGKQVWWRKGPTSDDFVHEQVLPHITEKTVQFINENANKEEPFFVYMPLPAPHTPILPTEEFLGKSGLDNIYGDFVLMVDSVVGEVMKALDQQGIAENTILVFTSDNGCSNQADFDQLATKGHDPSYVFRGHKADIFEGGHRVPYVVRWPAKVKPGKSDQLVCTTDLFATAADVLDVTVKDNFAEDSYSFLSALGVESTLPKRESIVHHSINGSFAYRKGEYKAIFCPGSGGWSFPRPNDEAIKDLPPFQLYDLSKDIGEENNLQAEKPEILEQYRDELAKIVSDGRSTEGALQRNDGSEVWPQLSWMTSKQKE, from the coding sequence ATGAGATTATTCACGCTAGTGATGGTCCTTTTCACCATTGGTTGTAAAACTTCCAGTCCGGAACCACCAAAAAAACCCAATATCATATTCATTTTAGCAGATGACTTAGGGTATGGAGATATTTCAAGCTATAATGAAAACTCAAAAATCCAAACATCCAATATTGATCAACTAGCAGCAGAGGGCGTTATTTTTACTGATGCCCACACAAGCAGTGCGGTATGTACCCCAACGCGATATGGTATTTTGACCGGACGTTACAATTGGCGTTCCACGTTGAAAAAACACGTTTTAAACGGATACAGCAAAGCTTTGATAGATCAAGACAGAAAAACCATAGCCGGTTTCCTAAAAGATAATGGGTATAAAACAGCGGGAATTGGTAAATGGCATTTAGGCTGGGATTGGGCTAACGTAGATGCTGGCAATGATTCAATAGACTACGCACAAAAAGTTAAGAATAGTCCCGTAACACGTGGTTTTGATTATTTCTATGGTTTTAATGGCTCATTGGATATGGCACCTTATGTATGGATAGAAAATGAACAACCTACAATGGTTCCCACAAAAGAGACCGTAAATACGGGGAAACAAGTATGGTGGAGAAAAGGCCCAACTTCAGATGATTTTGTCCATGAACAGGTATTGCCCCATATAACTGAAAAAACGGTTCAATTTATCAATGAGAATGCCAATAAAGAGGAGCCATTCTTTGTATACATGCCTTTACCAGCTCCCCATACCCCTATCTTGCCCACAGAAGAGTTTCTTGGAAAAAGTGGATTGGACAATATTTATGGAGATTTTGTGCTAATGGTCGATTCAGTTGTTGGTGAAGTGATGAAAGCACTGGACCAGCAGGGTATTGCCGAAAATACCATTTTGGTTTTTACAAGCGATAATGGGTGTTCCAATCAGGCGGATTTTGACCAGCTTGCTACAAAAGGACATGACCCAAGTTATGTATTTCGTGGACATAAGGCAGACATCTTTGAGGGAGGTCACCGGGTACCCTATGTGGTTCGTTGGCCAGCCAAAGTGAAACCTGGAAAGTCAGATCAGCTGGTTTGTACTACCGATCTTTTTGCCACCGCTGCTGATGTTTTGGATGTAACCGTTAAAGACAATTTTGCTGAGGATAGCTACAGTTTTTTATCTGCATTGGGAGTTGAATCGACCTTGCCAAAAAGGGAAAGTATCGTTCACCACTCCATTAATGGTTCATTTGCCTATAGAAAAGGGGAGTACAAAGCCATTTTTTGTCCAGGTTCTGGAGGATGGAGTTTTCCACGACCTAATGATGAAGCTATTAAGGATTTACCTCCCTTCCAATTGTATGATTTAAGTAAAGATATTGGAGAGGAAAACAATCTACAGGCTGAGAAACCTGAAATACTTGAACAATACCGAGACGAACTTGCTAAAATTGTGTCTGATGGTAGAAGTACGGAAGGAGCGCTCCAACGGAATGATGGTTCAGAGGTTTGGCCACAGTTAAGTTGGATGACAAGCAAGCAAAAAGAGTAA
- a CDS encoding arylsulfatase, which yields MKKSILYFLGFVTLFLSSCAEKKVKEEKKKSRPNIIVVITDDQGYGDLGHTGNQIIKTPAIDKFSTESVNLTNYHVGTTCAPTRAGLLTGRNCNRNGVWHTIMGASMLNGEETTIADVLQQKGYKTGMFGKWHLGDNSPFRPHERGFDETFYHGGGGVGQTPDYWNNDYFDDTYFRNGTPEKKEGYCTDVWFDAALDFIDDKKDESFFCYLSLNAPHGPYNLPKEYYDIYKDETQIDETQKRFYGMITNIDDNFSRLLKKLEILGIADNTIVVFTTDNGTARGYRVDDKTNQVYGYNAGMRGKKGSEYDGGHRVPFIVRWPDGGLTGGKSLDRLVAHVDVLPTFTTLIGEDFNSTKTLDGTDVSDYLLGKGEAPKRYLVTDTQRVPWPVKGKNSCVMDDNWRLIKGSELYNIAEDPGQKNDIAEAYPDKVAEMNAFYENWWEDVIKETKFSVINLGTRKTDVLTCHDARTIDFYPPWNQQMIRNGKPMEPAPFTVNFVESGTYRFHLRRWPSESGLALGAELNDGVPETLYTAPIADGNPMKFKKAYLKIADKNMDVSVDNNATAAVLEMEVPQGETELLAYFDMEDGTPCNAFYIDVEKLD from the coding sequence ATGAAAAAAAGCATTCTTTATTTTTTAGGTTTTGTAACACTTTTTTTGTCGTCATGCGCTGAAAAAAAAGTGAAGGAAGAGAAAAAGAAATCCAGACCCAATATAATAGTTGTCATTACAGATGACCAAGGGTACGGAGATTTGGGTCATACGGGCAACCAGATTATCAAAACACCCGCAATAGATAAATTTTCCACAGAGAGTGTCAATCTAACTAATTATCATGTGGGAACTACCTGTGCTCCAACCAGAGCCGGTTTGTTAACAGGAAGAAATTGTAATAGAAACGGAGTGTGGCATACCATAATGGGGGCTTCTATGCTGAATGGTGAAGAAACAACAATTGCAGATGTATTACAGCAAAAAGGTTATAAAACAGGAATGTTTGGAAAGTGGCATTTAGGAGATAACAGTCCGTTTAGACCCCATGAAAGAGGTTTTGATGAAACCTTTTATCATGGTGGTGGTGGTGTGGGCCAAACCCCGGATTATTGGAACAATGATTATTTTGATGACACCTATTTTAGAAATGGAACTCCAGAAAAGAAAGAAGGGTATTGCACAGATGTATGGTTTGATGCAGCGTTGGATTTTATAGATGATAAAAAGGACGAATCTTTCTTCTGCTATCTAAGTTTGAATGCTCCCCATGGACCGTACAACCTACCCAAAGAATATTACGATATATATAAGGATGAAACTCAAATTGATGAAACCCAAAAGCGTTTCTATGGGATGATCACTAATATAGACGACAATTTTTCAAGGTTGTTGAAGAAATTGGAGATTTTGGGCATAGCTGATAATACAATCGTGGTTTTTACTACTGACAATGGAACCGCAAGAGGTTACAGAGTAGATGACAAAACCAATCAAGTGTATGGTTACAATGCCGGTATGCGTGGGAAAAAAGGAAGTGAGTATGATGGCGGACACAGAGTGCCCTTTATTGTCAGATGGCCAGATGGTGGGTTAACTGGAGGTAAAAGCTTAGATCGTTTGGTTGCCCATGTTGATGTATTGCCAACATTCACAACATTGATAGGAGAGGATTTTAATTCTACCAAAACGTTGGATGGCACCGATGTTAGTGATTATCTTTTAGGAAAAGGTGAAGCTCCAAAGCGGTATTTGGTAACGGATACCCAGCGCGTTCCTTGGCCGGTCAAAGGAAAGAACAGTTGCGTAATGGACGACAATTGGAGACTAATTAAAGGGTCTGAATTATATAATATAGCTGAAGATCCAGGACAAAAGAATGATATAGCAGAAGCGTATCCGGACAAAGTCGCTGAGATGAATGCGTTTTATGAAAATTGGTGGGAAGATGTAATCAAGGAAACCAAGTTTTCTGTAATAAATTTAGGCACAAGAAAAACAGACGTACTTACATGCCATGATGCTCGTACCATAGATTTTTATCCACCTTGGAACCAACAGATGATACGCAACGGTAAGCCTATGGAACCCGCTCCGTTTACCGTCAATTTTGTGGAATCAGGAACCTATAGATTTCATTTAAGAAGATGGCCGTCAGAAAGTGGTTTGGCATTGGGTGCGGAACTAAATGATGGAGTCCCAGAGACACTTTATACGGCTCCAATTGCGGACGGAAATCCTATGAAATTTAAAAAGGCATATTTAAAGATTGCAGATAAAAATATGGATGTAAGTGTTGATAATAATGCCACGGCCGCAGTACTGGAAATGGAAGTGCCACAGGGGGAAACGGAACTTTTGGCTTATTTTGATATGGAAGATGGAACACCTTGTAATGCATTTTACATCGATGTGGAAAAGTTAGATTAG
- a CDS encoding sulfatase-like hydrolase/transferase codes for MNRLLKLAFLIVLIPLLFIQCKTEEKKAEEKKRPNFLFVLVDDQSPFDLQTYDPQSILETPNISNLANEGVVFENAYHMGSWSGAVCTPSRHMIMSGRTLWHLPNHGKQFKNPNAPDSLELQTMGAVFNRAGYKTMRTCKKGNSYPAANEQFTEVHDATKRGGTEETGSAWHGKQVLEYLNKRETAQEADPFLIYFGFSHPHDTRDGTPELLAKYGAVNHKDTLNVPPANENQPQLQDNYLTAHPFFHGHPELRDEERVSGVWKNRDEQTVRNELGREYACSENIDIQLGKVLKKLEDMGELDNTYIIYTSDHGMSIGRHGLMGKQNLYEHTWRVPFIIKGPGIEGGKRVKGNSYLLDVLPTFCDLAGIKTPETVEGISLKPVINGEKEVVRDVMYGVYSGGTKPGMRSVRKGDWKLIKYDTMDGEVRETQLFNLKENPNEYLPEHGKTGEMETDLAENPKYTDKLAEMEALLLEQMKEHDDPYRLWNQGE; via the coding sequence ATGAATAGATTACTAAAATTAGCGTTTTTAATTGTACTGATTCCGCTACTTTTTATCCAATGCAAAACAGAGGAAAAAAAGGCAGAGGAAAAAAAGCGTCCAAACTTTTTATTTGTGTTGGTTGATGATCAATCTCCATTTGATTTGCAAACCTATGACCCACAATCAATTTTAGAGACACCAAATATTAGCAATCTAGCCAATGAGGGGGTAGTTTTTGAAAACGCCTATCACATGGGTTCTTGGTCTGGTGCAGTATGTACTCCATCAAGGCATATGATTATGAGTGGGCGTACCTTATGGCATTTGCCAAATCACGGAAAACAATTTAAAAACCCGAATGCTCCTGATAGTTTGGAGTTGCAGACCATGGGAGCTGTATTTAACCGGGCTGGATATAAAACCATGAGAACCTGTAAAAAAGGAAACTCGTATCCAGCTGCCAATGAACAGTTCACCGAAGTGCACGATGCAACTAAACGTGGGGGCACAGAGGAGACCGGAAGTGCGTGGCACGGCAAGCAAGTTTTGGAATACCTGAATAAGCGTGAAACTGCCCAAGAGGCGGACCCTTTTTTAATTTATTTTGGGTTTTCCCATCCTCATGATACACGCGATGGAACACCAGAACTTCTTGCAAAATATGGAGCGGTAAATCATAAAGATACACTTAACGTTCCCCCAGCTAATGAGAATCAACCTCAATTACAAGACAACTATTTAACAGCGCATCCTTTTTTTCACGGGCATCCGGAACTTAGGGATGAGGAACGCGTAAGCGGTGTTTGGAAAAATAGGGATGAACAGACCGTTAGGAATGAACTTGGTCGGGAATATGCCTGCTCCGAGAACATTGATATTCAGTTGGGGAAAGTACTTAAAAAGCTTGAGGATATGGGTGAATTGGACAATACCTATATTATCTACACCTCAGACCATGGAATGTCAATAGGTAGACATGGACTAATGGGGAAACAAAACCTTTATGAGCACACATGGCGTGTACCCTTTATAATAAAGGGCCCTGGAATAGAAGGAGGAAAGCGCGTAAAAGGAAACTCATATTTGTTGGATGTACTACCTACTTTTTGTGATTTGGCGGGAATTAAAACCCCAGAAACTGTTGAGGGGATTAGTTTAAAACCGGTAATAAATGGCGAGAAAGAGGTAGTTCGGGATGTTATGTACGGAGTATATTCCGGAGGCACAAAACCAGGTATGCGAAGTGTTAGAAAGGGAGATTGGAAACTCATAAAATATGATACCATGGATGGAGAAGTACGGGAAACCCAACTTTTCAATTTGAAAGAAAATCCAAACGAATACCTTCCTGAACATGGAAAAACAGGAGAAATGGAAACTGATTTGGCTGAAAACCCAAAGTACACAGATAAATTAGCCGAAATGGAAGCACTTCTTCTGGAACAGATGAAAGAGCATGATGATCCATACCGGCTTTGGAATCAAGGAGAATGA
- a CDS encoding 3-keto-disaccharide hydrolase produces MKIQKNKQQFRLTFSISFGLLLVILASAFSEIKPTNSGSRVNSPKIGTQDLDSDFVSIFDGKTLDGWKVYGSPDDVAKNYWKVENGTITCNTIGDRDHAAVWLFYEEELSDFELKIKFQAYRDSPGNSGIQVRSRFYDGGDIDGPQFDIHPPGPFRTGLLYDESDGYNRWIYPSMPSPALKPEEADNNAPFYYSDDTPSWNQLHIICKGTYIKSILNGVVVTDFDGEGILNDQIHKEQNVGMHGKIALQVHGKNELLIRFKDIQLKKINEKSTKG; encoded by the coding sequence ATGAAAATTCAAAAAAACAAGCAACAATTTCGTTTAACCTTTTCCATTTCATTTGGGCTGCTATTGGTAATCCTTGCCAGTGCATTTTCAGAAATCAAGCCAACAAATAGCGGTTCAAGGGTAAACAGCCCAAAGATTGGAACGCAAGATTTGGATAGCGATTTTGTTTCAATTTTTGATGGCAAGACTTTGGATGGGTGGAAAGTCTATGGAAGTCCAGACGATGTTGCTAAAAACTATTGGAAAGTGGAAAACGGCACCATAACCTGCAATACTATTGGAGATAGAGATCATGCAGCCGTATGGTTATTTTATGAAGAAGAACTGTCCGATTTTGAGTTGAAAATAAAGTTTCAAGCGTACAGGGATAGTCCTGGGAATAGTGGTATACAGGTGCGTAGCAGGTTTTACGACGGAGGGGATATCGATGGTCCCCAATTTGATATTCATCCTCCCGGTCCGTTTAGAACAGGACTGCTTTATGATGAATCTGATGGTTACAACAGATGGATATATCCCAGTATGCCTAGCCCAGCCCTTAAGCCTGAAGAAGCAGACAATAATGCTCCATTTTATTATTCAGATGACACTCCATCATGGAACCAACTTCACATTATCTGTAAAGGAACGTATATAAAATCTATACTTAATGGGGTTGTTGTAACTGATTTTGATGGAGAGGGCATATTGAATGATCAGATACATAAAGAGCAAAATGTGGGTATGCATGGAAAGATAGCACTTCAGGTTCATGGTAAAAATGAACTACTAATTAGATTTAAGGATATTCAATTAAAAAAAATAAATGAAAAATCTACAAAAGGATAG
- a CDS encoding sialate O-acetylesterase: MEIRYKINRKMLHMGTKGLYLKLSFLALFIFSVSAINSQDLKPANLFCDHMVLQRESLVPVWGKASPKEVVTVTFAGQVKSTKADKYGNWMIKLDAMEASKTGNDMTISGKKEVVISDVVVGEVWICSGQSNMQFSVDRVPEAKGLIPFAENIRSFEVERTVSLQEKEDVSGKWSTDYPNSAVAFSFAYFLEDISNVPVGIILSAWGSSSIEAWIPKDMTQELPHFKTIMQEFDYDVDTKSRITEILNKPNGWSRQDDIFLRRQPNILYNAMMKPLAPYASRGLVWYQGERNTRYLSGMPNVTKDNWFHRVAGMKEYGKILNKWILRYRKEWQNEDMNFMIVMLPGYGEGTVDNPKIDPESPTAQSWAWMRESQLKVLDLPNTAVANTIDLGDIKNIHPTDKLPIGQRLALLAGKKILRNDIVVTGPIMKGVDIEGNSIVVHYENANGLKTTNGNAPSGFWLSDESGEWKAAKAEIKGETVVLKSPEVSNPKYVRYAFSGKPKVNLVNSMELPAYPFRTDQF; the protein is encoded by the coding sequence ATGGAAATACGATATAAAATAAATAGGAAAATGCTCCATATGGGAACGAAGGGATTATATCTTAAACTTAGTTTTTTAGCACTGTTCATATTTAGCGTATCAGCAATTAATTCTCAGGATTTAAAACCAGCCAACTTATTCTGTGACCATATGGTATTACAAAGGGAAAGTTTGGTGCCCGTTTGGGGAAAAGCATCACCAAAAGAGGTTGTCACTGTAACTTTTGCAGGACAGGTAAAATCAACCAAAGCAGATAAGTATGGAAATTGGATGATTAAACTAGATGCTATGGAAGCATCTAAGACAGGTAACGACATGACTATCTCAGGAAAAAAAGAGGTCGTTATTTCAGATGTAGTGGTAGGTGAGGTATGGATATGTTCTGGGCAATCAAACATGCAGTTTAGCGTAGATAGGGTTCCAGAAGCAAAGGGGTTAATACCATTTGCTGAAAACATTAGAAGCTTTGAAGTGGAAAGAACGGTTTCACTCCAAGAAAAAGAGGATGTATCGGGTAAATGGAGCACTGATTATCCCAATAGCGCCGTTGCTTTTTCATTTGCTTATTTTCTGGAGGATATTTCTAATGTGCCTGTTGGGATTATCCTTTCCGCTTGGGGTAGTTCATCGATAGAGGCATGGATTCCGAAGGATATGACGCAGGAATTACCTCATTTCAAAACAATAATGCAAGAGTTTGACTATGATGTGGATACGAAAAGTCGAATCACTGAAATATTGAACAAACCAAATGGGTGGTCACGGCAAGATGATATTTTTTTACGAAGGCAACCTAACATTTTATATAATGCTATGATGAAGCCACTGGCGCCCTATGCATCTAGAGGTCTTGTTTGGTATCAAGGAGAACGAAACACACGTTACCTTTCCGGTATGCCTAACGTTACAAAAGATAATTGGTTTCATCGGGTAGCTGGAATGAAAGAATACGGGAAAATACTTAACAAATGGATTCTTCGCTATCGTAAAGAGTGGCAAAATGAGGACATGAACTTTATGATTGTAATGCTTCCCGGGTATGGTGAGGGAACTGTCGACAACCCTAAAATAGATCCAGAAAGTCCAACGGCCCAGTCTTGGGCCTGGATGCGTGAATCTCAATTAAAGGTATTGGATTTACCCAATACAGCTGTTGCTAACACCATAGATTTAGGAGATATAAAAAATATTCACCCAACAGACAAGTTGCCCATTGGCCAGCGACTGGCATTGCTCGCTGGAAAGAAAATACTAAGGAATGATATTGTGGTCACGGGACCTATAATGAAAGGAGTTGACATTGAAGGAAATAGTATAGTTGTTCATTATGAAAATGCTAACGGATTGAAAACTACAAATGGCAATGCACCTTCTGGATTTTGGTTATCAGATGAATCAGGAGAATGGAAAGCTGCAAAAGCTGAAATTAAAGGAGAAACTGTAGTATTAAAATCACCAGAGGTAAGCAATCCAAAATATGTACGCTATGCTTTTTCAGGAAAACCTAAAGTCAATCTAGTAAACAGTATGGAATTACCGGCATATCCATTTAGAACTGACCAATTTTAA
- a CDS encoding sulfatase family protein: MRLMIQLNQHKKWYMVFIILSCVLLTGCNSQSQISAKPNIIIIYTDDQGYGDVSALNPEAKFRTPYMDKLVNEGLAFTDGHSSDAVCTPSRYSLLTGRYSWRTSLKKGVLGADGPCLIEKGRTTIASLLQKNGYNTAMVGKWHLQMEFEGSKGKDRDWSKPFKEGPIDHGFDYFFGIPASMNYGVLTYLENDRVLDPPILWTKKKKVTDPRSFRDNANPNDYRMTPPYKDERGEGGGWVEAAPSFNDELVLETFASKAVDYINKVSKDEKPFFLYLPLTSPHLPHCTHPDFKGRSECGNYGDFMEETDYRVGQILDALKANGIDDNTLVIFSSDNGAETNYIYQKETYGHYSSLHFKGGKRDIYEGGHRVPFLMKWPDRIKAGSKIDIPVCQSDYLATIADIVGAKLPDRAGEDSYSLLPAILGKKYNDSLRGPVIHHSASGNFAIRDGKWKLNMFRGSGGSLKPTFIEPATGEPQFELYNLEDDSGETTNLYFEHPEVVKRLKQKISEIIENGRSTPGKPQDYVRDNWNQVDWMSK, from the coding sequence ATGAGATTAATGATACAATTGAACCAACATAAAAAATGGTATATGGTCTTTATCATTTTAAGTTGTGTTTTATTGACCGGTTGTAACTCTCAATCGCAAATTTCTGCAAAGCCCAACATCATTATTATTTATACAGATGATCAGGGGTACGGAGATGTCAGTGCATTGAATCCTGAAGCCAAGTTCCGAACACCCTATATGGATAAACTGGTAAATGAGGGTTTAGCTTTTACAGATGGGCATAGCAGTGATGCTGTATGTACACCTTCCAGATATTCTTTGCTTACCGGACGGTACAGTTGGAGAACCTCCTTGAAAAAAGGAGTACTTGGTGCAGATGGCCCTTGTCTAATTGAGAAAGGTAGAACAACGATAGCTTCTTTACTACAAAAAAATGGATACAACACAGCCATGGTTGGAAAATGGCATCTACAAATGGAATTTGAAGGAAGCAAAGGAAAAGATAGGGATTGGTCCAAACCTTTCAAGGAAGGCCCAATAGATCACGGATTTGACTATTTCTTCGGTATTCCCGCTTCCATGAATTACGGGGTTCTTACCTATTTGGAAAATGACAGGGTATTAGACCCCCCGATTCTTTGGACGAAGAAGAAGAAAGTGACAGATCCCCGTTCTTTTAGGGACAATGCAAACCCCAATGATTATAGAATGACACCGCCTTATAAAGATGAGCGAGGGGAAGGCGGAGGATGGGTAGAGGCCGCACCATCATTTAATGATGAACTAGTACTGGAAACTTTTGCCTCAAAAGCAGTTGACTATATCAATAAAGTCTCTAAAGATGAAAAACCATTTTTTCTCTACTTACCATTAACCAGTCCTCATTTACCGCACTGCACACATCCTGATTTTAAAGGAAGAAGTGAATGTGGCAATTACGGAGATTTTATGGAAGAAACTGATTATAGGGTGGGACAAATTTTGGATGCTTTAAAAGCTAATGGTATAGATGATAATACTCTTGTTATTTTCTCATCAGATAATGGTGCTGAGACAAATTATATTTATCAAAAAGAGACTTATGGACATTATAGCAGTTTACATTTTAAAGGAGGAAAAAGGGACATTTACGAAGGTGGCCATCGGGTACCCTTCTTGATGAAGTGGCCTGATAGGATCAAAGCAGGAAGCAAGATTGATATCCCAGTCTGTCAGTCAGACTACTTAGCTACAATTGCGGACATAGTTGGAGCCAAGTTGCCAGATCGAGCCGGTGAAGACAGTTATAGCCTTTTACCGGCTATACTAGGTAAAAAATACAATGATTCATTGCGAGGACCGGTTATTCACCACTCCGCATCAGGCAATTTTGCAATTCGCGATGGCAAATGGAAACTCAATATGTTTAGAGGCTCAGGGGGGTCACTCAAGCCCACGTTTATTGAGCCAGCCACAGGCGAACCTCAATTTGAACTTTATAATTTAGAAGATGATTCAGGGGAAACCACAAACCTATATTTTGAGCATCCAGAAGTTGTAAAAAGATTAAAGCAAAAAATTTCTGAAATTATAGAAAATGGAAGATCTACCCCAGGTAAGCCACAAGACTATGTTAGGGATAATTGGAATCAGGTTGATTGGATGTCAAAATAG
- a CDS encoding alpha/beta hydrolase: MKNVFRDYLVVKYYKSTGAQIFSAVFLWIFMLSFSIHGQDVPVVEDFIPDQEFIYKTIDSVDLKLYVFNPDGHKSDNQAPVIVFFFGGGWAGGTPKQFYQQSAYLAEKGMVAISADYRVRSRNKTTPFESVKDAKSAVRWIRKHAKELGIDSNKIVASGGSAGGHIAACTGIIQGNEEKGEDLSISSLPNAMILFNPVLDTTVKRFAERVGESRKTEISPVHHVRSGLVPSIVFHGTADTTVPFENAQRFTSLMKKAGNDCTLEAYEGKGHGFFNGNFFRPKSTDIMPYKDTMKKSWTFLIQRKFL, encoded by the coding sequence ATGAAGAATGTATTTAGGGATTATTTGGTTGTAAAATATTACAAGTCTACTGGGGCGCAAATTTTTAGCGCAGTGTTTTTATGGATATTTATGCTCTCTTTTAGCATTCATGGTCAAGATGTACCGGTTGTTGAGGATTTTATTCCTGATCAGGAATTTATATACAAAACAATTGATAGTGTTGATTTGAAACTATATGTTTTCAACCCTGATGGCCATAAATCAGATAATCAAGCACCTGTAATTGTTTTCTTTTTTGGTGGAGGATGGGCTGGAGGTACACCAAAACAGTTTTACCAGCAGTCGGCCTATTTAGCTGAAAAGGGAATGGTAGCTATATCTGCGGATTATAGGGTAAGAAGTCGTAACAAAACAACTCCATTTGAATCGGTGAAAGATGCCAAGTCTGCGGTTCGCTGGATTCGAAAGCACGCTAAGGAGCTGGGCATTGATTCCAATAAAATAGTGGCCTCTGGCGGATCAGCTGGTGGACATATTGCCGCTTGCACGGGAATCATTCAGGGAAATGAGGAAAAAGGTGAAGATCTTTCCATTAGTTCTTTGCCCAATGCAATGATACTTTTTAACCCAGTTCTGGATACAACAGTAAAGCGGTTTGCGGAAAGGGTAGGGGAATCCCGAAAGACTGAAATATCTCCGGTTCATCATGTTAGGAGCGGTTTGGTTCCAAGTATTGTTTTTCATGGCACGGCAGATACAACGGTACCCTTTGAAAATGCCCAACGTTTTACAAGTTTGATGAAGAAAGCAGGAAATGATTGTACTCTGGAGGCCTATGAAGGAAAAGGTCACGGTTTTTTTAACGGGAATTTTTTCAGACCAAAATCAACGGACATCATGCCATATAAAGATACCATGAAAAAAAGTTGGACTTTCTTGATTCAAAGGAAATTTCTATAG